The Caulobacter vibrioides sequence CGACTACAGCCACCGCCCCCTGGCCGAACAACTGGACGCGGGCGCGCGGCAACTGGAGATCGACGTCGTGGCCGATCCGCAAGGCGGTCTCTTCGCCAAGCCGCTGACAGCGCTGGGCAAGGGCGCGGCCCTGACGCCCGAGTTCGCCGCCGTCATGGCGAAGCCGGGCTTCAAGACCCTGCACATGCCTGATGTGGATTTCCGCTCATCGTGCCTGACCTTCGTGGCGTGCCTGCGCGAGGTGCGCGCCTGGTCGGACGCCCACCGCGATCACGCGCCGATCCTGATCATGCTCAACGCCAAGGAAGGCGCGGCGACCATGCCCGGCGGGGTCACGCCCCTGCCCTTCACCGAAGCCCTATTCGACGCCCTGGACACCGAGATCCGCTTGGTGTTCGGCGAGGACCGCCTGATCACGCCCGACCAGGTGCAGGGCAAGGCCAAGACCCTGCGGGAAGGCGTGCTGGCCGGTGGATGGCCCAAGCTCGCGGCGGCGCGCGGCAAGGTGTTCTTCGCCCTGGATGAGAACCCCGCCAAGGTGGCGATCTATCGCGGCCAGCGCGCCTCGCTGGAAGGCCGGGCCATGTTCATCAACACCGACGAGGCCTCGCCCGCCGCCGCCTATCTGACCCTCAATGACCCGATCGCCCAGAAGGAGCGCATCGCCGCGGCGGTGAAGGCCGGCTTCATCGTCCGCACCCGCGCCGACGCCGACACGCGCGCGGCCCGGGTCAATGACACCCGACAGCGCGACGCGGCCCTGACCAGCGGCGCGCAGTACGTCTCGACCGACTACATGTGGGCCGACCCGCGCTTTGCCGGCGGCTACACGGTGCGCCTGCCGGGGAACAAGGTCGCGGTCTGCAATCCGGTGCGCCAGCCGACCGGTTGCGGCGGGCGGGACCTGGAGGGGCGGTAGGGGTCCGCTCTCAATCCACCGACATCACCTTCTCTTGTCATCCCGGCCGGAAGACCGCGTAGCGGGCTGCAGCGCCGGGACCCAGGGGCGACCGCACTGCGCCGGCCCCTGGGTCCCGGATAGCCTCTGCGAGGCTTCCGGGATGACGAGGGATTTTTCTTCGCGGTATGGGGTAAGGCGTCCTAACGCCGCCGCGCGGCCAGGGCCCAGATGGTCGCGAGCACGGAAACGCCCAGCGTCAGCGCCCCGACCAAGTCCCATAGACCATCGCCCAGGAGGGCGGCGATCAGGCCAAACAGGCTGAAGGCGGCGATGACCGTCGGCGCGCGGAACACCTGCCAGAGGGAGAGATGATGCCCCCTCATCGCGCCGCCTTCCGCTTGGCCAGCCACAGATAGAGCCCCGAGGCCAGGATCACGATCGTGGCGATGTCGAGAAGCGCCCACAGGATCTTCAGGCCCATGCCGCCGTAGTCGCCAAAGTGCAGCGGCTGCGACAGGGTCAGGGTCTTCACATACCAGGGCGTCGGCGCGATCGCGGCCAGCTCGCCGGTGCGCGCATCGATCAGGGCGGGCGTGGTCAGGTGCGTGGTCAGCGGCGTCTTGCCGTGGAAGAACACCGCATAGTGGTGGTCGGTCGAATAGTCCGAGCCTGGGAAGGCGACGAACTGCAGGTCCTTGTCCGGCAGCGCCTGCTTCGCCTTATCGACGGCCGCCTGCAGCGAGCTGCGCTGACCCGGCGCGACGGGGCTGTCATAGGCCTGCGTCAGCTCCTTGAGGGCCGTGTTCTTCCAGTAGCCGACGATCGGCGTGGCCAGGGTGTTGACGACGCCGGTGGCGCCGACCACCAGCACCCAGGCCGCCGTCACCGCGCCAAGAAGATTGTGATAGTCCAGCCAGCGGGTGCGCGCCCGCTTGCTGGCCCGCACCGTGCCGAACGGCAACCGGCGCATGAAGGGCGCATAGAGCACCACGCCCGAAACGAGGGCCACGATCAGCAGCAGCCCCATGGCGCCCAGGAACAGCATCCCCGCCAGGCCCAGGAACATGTCGGTGTGCAGCTGGAGCAGGAACTCCATCACCGGATGCCCCGCCACCGGCGGCGCGGGATCGCCGCTGGTCTGGTCGATGGGCTGGAAGCTGTAGACCCCCGCCTTGCCGCCCGGCTGGACGCTGGTGACGTTCACCACCGGCCGGTCTTCATCGAAGCTCATATAGGCCGGAACCTCGCCCGGCTTGCGGGCGAGGGCGGTGTCCAGCACCTGGTCGAGGGTCAGCTTGGGGCCGTTCGGACGCGCGGGCGTCCAGGCCTCCTCCAACAGGACATGCTCGATCTCGTGGCTGAACACGAGCGGCAGCCCCGTGACGCACAGCATCAGCAGGAAAGCGGTCGAGACCAGGCTCGACCACTTGTGAACCCACGACCAGGTGCGGAGCGTCCGGGCCTTCATCGGCGCTAGAAGTCCGTGCTGATCGACAGGCGCAGGGTGCGCGGCGCGCCCAGCGTCAGGTAGTTGGCGCCCGGATAGCCGCCAACCGCCACCCACTGGTTCCGATCGGCCAGGTTCTCGACGCGGGCCCGCAGGGTGACCGCCTTGCCGCCGGCCTCGAAGGCGTAGCGCGCGCCGAGGTCAAAGCGCGTCCAGGCGTCCAGCGACACGGTGTTGGCGGTGTTGGCCTGCTGCGAACCGGTGTGGACCATGCGGCCCTCCAGGGTCAGGCCCTCGAGCGTGGCGATGTCCCACTCCAGGTTCAGATTGGCCTGGAACTCCGGCACGCCGATCGGGGTCTTGCCCTGCAGCGTGGCCGACAGGGCGCGGTTGATCTGGGCGTCCAGCCAGGTGGCGCCGCCCAGCAGGCGCAGGCCGGGAGCCGGCTGGCCGAAGACGGTCAGTTCGACGCCCTGGTTCTCCTGCTGGCCGCCGGCGGTGTAGCGACGGCTGGCGGCTTCGAAGTACTCGGCCGGCTGGGTGGTGCGGAACAGGCTGATCGCGCCGCCGAACGTGCCGGCGTCGTACTTGGCGCCGATCTCGGTCTGCTCGCCGCGGAACGGCGACAGGATCTCGCCGACATTGGCCACGGCCACGCCATTGACCTGGGCCGGGGCGATCTTCCCGGGGACCAGGGCCTCGGCGTAGTTGGCGTACAGCGAGATCTTGTCGCTGGGTTTGAACACCGCCGCCAGGGCCGGGGTGGTGGCGTCGCCGTCATAGACGCCGTTCTGGGCGCCGGTGTTGTAGTCGTACGAGCGGGTCTGGATGTCCTGATAGCGGACGCCCACCGTGACCAGCAGGCGCTCATTCAGGAACGACAGGGTGTCAGCCACCGCGACGCTGCGGTTCTTGACGCGCTCGGTGACATTGGGGTCGCTCTTGGAGCCGCCCACGAAGAAGTTCGGGTTCGGCGCGGCGACGGCCACCGGGTTGTAGAGGTTGCTGGCGAAACCGGCGAAGTTCGAGAAGGCGTAGGCGTTCTTGGACTTCAGGTTCACCTGGGCGACCGAGGCGACCAGCGCGTGGCCGACAGCGCCCGTGGTGAACTTGGCGCGCAGGCCCGCGTCCGTAGACAGGATCGAGTCCTTGCGGACGTTGTCGAAGCGGTAGGCGCTCAGCGTCCCGTCAGCCAGGGCCGTCGGGTTGGCCAGAACGTTGTCTTCCTTGCCCTGGCGACCGCCCAGGGCGGCCCAGGCGCTGACCGTGTCGGTCAGGTCGAACTCGCCGCGCGCCGCGCCGAACAGCTGGCGCTCGTCGGTGTGGGTCCAGGGCTGGGCGAAGTTCTTGTCGGCCGACGGGGCCTTGGGGATGGCGCCGGCCGGGGTGACGGTCGGACGCGCGCCCTCGATGCGGTGATCCTGCCAGCCGAGATCCGCCGAGAAGCGGGCGCGGTCGCCGCGACGATCGAGGCCCAGGCCCAGCACCGTCAGGTCGCGCTTTTCGCCGTCGACGGCCGTCTCGCCGCCGCGCAGGCCAAGGTTCACCCGCGCGCCATAGGCGTCGTTCTGGCCAAAGCGACGGGCGATGTCGGCCGAGCCATAGACTTGCTCGCCGCCGTCCCAACCGGCGGTGAAACGGGTCAGGGGCGCGGTCGGGGCGCGCTTAGGCATGAGGTTGAACGCGCCGCCGACGCCGCTGCCGCCGGGGGCTGCGCCGTTCAGGAAGGCGTTGGCGCCGCGGAACACGTCGACCCGCTCGATCAGCTCGGCCGCCACGAACTGGCGCGGCAGCACGCCGTAGAGACCGTTATAGGTCATGTCGTCGGAATAGACCGGGAAGCCGCGAACGACGTACAGCTCCTGGAAGTTGCCAAAGCCCTTGGTCACGCGGACGGTCGGGTCGTTCTGCAGCACGTCGGCCACGCTGCGGGCCTGCTGGTTGCGGATCAGGGCTTCGGTGTAGCTGGTGACGGCGAACGGCGTGTCCATCGTGTCCAGCGCGCCCAGGAGGCCAACGCGCGCGCCCTTGGCGACCTGGTCGCCGGCATAGGCGGGCGGCAGACGCACCTGCGAGCCGGTGATGACCACCTCGTCGACGCGGGTCGTATCAGCCTGCTGGGCCAGGGCGGGACTGGCCAGAGCGCCGCTGATCAGTGCAGACGACAGCAGAAGGGCGAGACGAGACGACATGGAACGATCCTGATAATGCGAGTGCGTCGCAATATCTGGCCTTCCGTTGCGTTTCAACTTTTTCCTCCCCGGGATGAGGGAGGCTCGCACCTTTCCCTCTCCCCTTGCGGGAGAGGGTGGCCGCCGAAGGCGGTCGGGTGAGGGGTCGCACGGCCATGCCGAGAAACCCCTCATCCGGCCCTTCGGGCCACCTTCTCCCGCAGGGGGAGAAGGATGAACTCAGGCCGTCGCCATCGCCTCGCCGCGCACCAGGGCGGCGTAGGTGTCCATCAGATCGAGCGACAGCTTGGCGGGCGTGAACTTGAACTCGCCCACTTCCGAGACCGGGGTGACCTCGGCGGCGGTGCCGACGATGAAGCACTCGGTGAAGGTGGCCAGCTCTTCCTTCTCGATGTGGCGCTCGACCACCTCGATCCCCTTGCCCTTGGCGATGTCGATCACCGTGCGACGGGTGATGCCGTCCAGGAAGCAGTCGGGCTTGGGGGTGTGCAGCACGCCGTCCTTGACGAAGAACACGTTGGCGCCGGTCGCCTCGGCGACATAGCCGCGATAGTCCAGCATCATCGCGTCGGCGTAGCCGTCCTTCTCGGCGGCGTGCTTGGAGATGGTGCAGATCATGTAAAGGCCGGCGGCCTTGGCGGCGATCGGGGCGGTCTTGGGGTCGGGACGCTGGTACTTGGCCCAGGTCAGGCGGATGCCCTTGGCCTTGGTGGCCGGATCGAAGTAGCTGGGCCACTCCCAGACGGCGATCGCCACGTGGATCTTGGAGTGTTGCGCCGAAACACCGATCATTTCGCTGCCGCGCCAGGCGATCGGACGCACATAGCAGTCCTTCAGGCCGTTCTTCGCCGCCGTCGCCTTGCAGGCCTCGTCGATCTCGGCCACCGTGTAGGGGATCTCAAAATCGAGGATCTCGGCCGACTTGAACAGGCGCTCGGTATGCTCGGTCAGTTTGAAGATTTCGCCGCCATACATGCGCTCGCCTTCGAACACCGACGACGCGTAGTGGAGGCCATGGGTCAAAACATGCACCTTCGCCTCGCGCCAGGGCACAAATTGCCCGTCAAGCCAGATCCAACCGTCACGATCGTCGAAGGGAACCAGAGACATCGGCCCAAGACCTCCTTATTGGGAACGCGGTTCTTAGACGCCCCGTGGGGGGATGCGTCAAATAAAATGGACTCCGCACGATGATAGCGCCGCTGCAGCCCGGTTCGGACGATCCCCGTCTGATCCTCCGCGAGGAGGAGCTGGACGGCGGGCTGGAACTGATCCTGCTGGCCGAGGCCTCGCTGTGGGCCGCCGTGGACGCGGTGCTGGAGACCGAGGCCCTGGGCCTGGGGCGCTCGCACTGGCGCGCGGCCTTCCTGCTGCGCCGCCGGCCGGGGATCGGGGTGCAGGACCTCTCCAAGCTGACCAGCCTGTCGAAACAGGCCGCCAGCCGCACCCTGTCCGACCTTGAAAAGGCGGGCCTGGTCGAGCGCGTCTCCGGTGATCTGGACGGGCGTCGCCGCCCCGCCGCCCTCACCGCCGAGGGCGTGGCCTTCGAACAGCGCACGGCCGAGCGGCTGCGGGCGCTGCTGGCCCGGGCCTACCGCACCGGGGGCCTCGACGGGGTGGCCGGCACGCGACGCATCCTGGCGGCGTTGGCCGGATCGCGGCAAGGTGTCGGCCCAGGACGACGGATGCCCACATGAACCCTGACGAGCGCCGCGAACGCCACCTCCTGGTGGTCGACGACGACGACCGGCTGCGCAAGCTGATCAAGGAATTCCTGAGCCGCGCGGGCTTTCGCGTCACCGCCGCCGCCAGCGCCGCGGCGGCCGACAAGCTGTTCGAGGCCCTGGACTTCGACCTGATGGTGCTGGACGTGATGATGCCCGGCGAGGACGGCATGGCCTTCACCAAGCGCCTGCGCGCCAAGGGCGGCGAGGCCGGCCGCACGCCGATCCTGATGCTGACCGCCCGCGACCAGACCGCCGACCGCATCGAGGGCCTGTCCAGCGGCGTCGACGACTATCTGGGCAAGCCGTTCGAGCCGCAGGAGCTGCTGCTGCGCATCGAGGCCATCCTGCGCCGCTCGGCCGCGCGGCCCGTCGGCCCCAAGGCCCTGAGTCTGGGCCGCTGCTCCTTCGACGCCGACCGGGGCGAGCTGACCTGCGACGGCGAGGCCGTGCGGATCACCGAGGCCGAGGTCACCCTGCTACGGCGCCTGGCCCGCTCGCTGCACGAACCAGTCGACCGCCTGGAACTGGCCCGCGACACCGCCGACGCCACCGGCCGCGCCGTCGACGTCCAGGTCACCCGCCTGCGCCGCAAGATCGAGCCGGACCCGAAGAACCCGCGCTACCTGCAGACAGTGCGGGGGGTTGGGTATCGGTTGGCGCCGGATTGATGGGGCGCGCCGTCCAAATCCTCCCCCCAGCGGGGGAGGTGTCCGCGCAGCGGACGGAGGGGGAAGTCGGCCGGCGACGGGGGTGTGATCTTCCCCCTCCGGCGCTTCGCGCCACCTCCCCCGCTGGGGGGAGGATTTAGGTGCCCCTCACCCGCCTCGACATCCCGCCGGCGCTGAAGCGTCTGCTGCCGACCACGCTGTTCGGGCGTAGCCTGCTGATCATCATCCTGCCGGTGGCGATCATGCAGATCGCCGTCACCTGGGCGTTCTTCGACGCCCACTGGCAGAGCGTAACCAGCAAGCTCTCCGAGGGCCTGGCCGGCGACATCGCCTGGGCGGTGCAGTCCTATGAGGACGATCCCAGCCCCGCCGCCGTCGAGAAGCTGGCCGAGCGGGCCGAAGGGGCGCTATCGCTGTCGATCGCCTTCCAGAAGGGCCGCAAGCTGCCGACCAGCCATCGCCCCTCGCTGTTCGCGGCCCTGGACCGGTCGCTGGACAAGGCGCTGGAGGACCGGCTGGACAACCCGTTCTGGTTCGATACGACCCGCTACCGCGCCTATATCGACATCCGCGTGCAGGTCGACGGCGGGGTGCTGCAAATCTACGCCCTGCGCGACCGCGCCTACGCCACCCAGGGCCACATCTTCATCCTGTGGATGGTGGTGGCGACCCTGCTGCTGACGGCGGTGGCCATCCTGTTCATCCGCAACCAGGTGCGGGCCATCGAGCGCCTGGCCGAGGCCGCCGACGCCTTTGGCCGGGGCGAGGATCCGGAGTTCAAGCCGCACGGCGCGCGTGAGGTGCGCCAGGCGGCCCTGGCGTTCATCGCCATGAAGCTGCGCATCCAGCGCCATATCGAGCAGCGCACGGCCCTTCTGGCCAGCGTCAGTCACGACCTGCGCACGCCGCTGACCCGGCTGAAGCTGGAAATGGCCCTGGCCGAGCCCTGCGAGCAGATGGAGGCCATGAAGGGCGACCTGGCCGAAATGGAGCACATGATCGACGAGTACCTGGCCTTCGCCCGCGGCGAGGGCGGCGAAGCGATCCAGGTCGTGGACCTGTCGGAACTGGTCGAGGGCGTGGTGGCCGACGCCGAGCGCGGCGGGGCGGCGATCGAGACCGAGATCACCCAAGGCCTGGAGACCCGCCTGCGTCCCCTCGCCTTCCGGCGCGCCCTGGCCAATCTGATCGACAACGGCGTGGCCCACGCCGACCAGGTGCGCGTCACGGTCAGCCCGCGTCAGACCGGCGGGGTCGATGTGGCCGTCGACGACGATGGTCCCGGCATCCCGGAAGACCGTTACGAAGAGGCCTTCAAGCCCTTCTCGCGGCTCGACGAGAGCCGGAACCAGAACGAGAAGGGCGTGGGCTTAGGGTTGGCCATCGCCCGCGACATGGCCCGCGGCCTGGGCGGGGATCTGGTGCTGTCCCGCTCGGCGCTGGGCGGCCTGCGGGCGCTGATCCGGCTGCCGGGGTAGCAGCAAAATAAGGTGTCATCCCGGAAACGCCGCAGGCGTTATCCGGGACCCAGGGGGTGACGAAACGCCGTGCGCGCCGCCCCTGGGTCCCGGCTCTCCGCTTCGCTACGGCCGGGATGACACAGCTTTTTTGCGCGTGAGGGACTAAGCCCCCCGATCCCGGAACGGGTCGGCCGGGTACACGCCCAGGATCTCGAAGCGCTCGGAGAAGAACTTCAGCTCGTCCAGCGCCAGGGCCAGGTTGCGGTCTTCGGGACGGCCGTCGACCTCGGCGTAGAAGAAGGTGGCGGTGAAGTTGCCGCCTTCCATGTAGCTTTCCAGCTTGGTCATGTTGACGCCGTTGGTCGCAAAGCCGCCCAGCGCCTTGTAGAGCGCGGCGGGCAGGTTGCGGACGCGGAACACGAAGCTGGTCACGCAGCGATGGGTGAAGTCCGGCGCCGCCGGGGCCTTGTCGGCGGTCATCACCAAAAAGCGCGTGGTGTTGTGACGCTCGTCCTCGATGTCGCGGGCCAGGATGTCCAGGCCATAGATCTCGGCGGCCAGGGCGGGCGCGACGGCGGCGTGGGTCGGGTTGGGCTTCAGGGCCAGGGCCTTGGCCGCGCCGGCGGTGTCGCCGGCGGCTTCGGTCTCGACGCCCAGGCGCTTGAGGCTATTGCGGCACTGGCTGAGCGCGATCGGCATCGAGCTGACGACCTTGATGTCCTCCAGCTTGACGCCCTTGTTGGCCATCAGCTGGAAGCGGATCGGCTTGAAACGCTCGCCGATGATCTTCAGGCCTGAGGCGGGCAGAAGATGATGGACGTCGGCGACGCGGCCGGCGATCGAGTTCTCGATCGGGATCATGCCCAGCTGGGCGACGCCCGTCTTGATCGCCTCGAAGGCCTCTTCAAAGGTCTTGCAGGGATAGGCCTCGTAGTCGGGAAAATAGGTGCGGCACGCCTCGTGGCTGTTGGCGCCGGGCTCGCCCTGGAAGGCGATCTTCTTGAGGAGGCTCATCGGGTTTCCTCGGCCTGCTTGCGGGCCGCTTCGAGATCAGAGGGATTGTCGACGGAGATCGGCGCGGTCTTGGCGACGGCGGCGCGGATGGTCAGGCCCAGCTCCATGGCGCGCAGCTGCTCCAGCTTCTCGCGCTTTTCCAGCGGCGAGGGCGCAGCGGCGTTGAAGGCCTCCAGCGCTTCGCGGCGATAGCCATAGATGCCGATATGACGCCAGACGGGCCCATCGCCATAGAGGGTGGAGCGGGTGAAATAGAGGGCGCGGCCGCTCTGGCCGTCCTCCTCCATGGCCAGCACGGCCTTGACCACGTCGGGATTGCTCCGGTCGGCGGGCGAGGCTTCGGGGGCCACGACGGTGGCGATGTCGGCGTCGCCGAACTCCTTAAGTATTCGCGCGCAGTCGGACAGCACCGCAGGGTCAACGAACGGCATGTCGCCCTGCAGGTTGATCACCACGTCGTGCTCGAACCCCGGATCCAGCTGCGCCAGCGCCGCGAGAATCCGATCCGAACCGGACGGCAGATCGGGGTCGGTCAGCACGGCGGTTCCGCCAGCCTTTTGAACCGCTTCGACGATTTCCGGGTCGCCGGCGGCTACGGCCACGCGACCAATACCCGCTTCGAGGCCCTGGCGCAGAACGCGCACGATCATCGAAACCCCGCCGATATCGGCCAGGGGCTTGCCCGGCAGGCGGGTCGCGGCCATCCGAGCCGGTATCAGAATGAGGGGGTTCATCGGTTCAAATCTCCGCCGCCCTGTTGCGCGAGGGGCGGTAGCGTGTAAGAGACGCGAGCGCAACATGACGCGCGCTGGAGACTCGTCCTTGTGATTCCGGCGCGCGGGTTTCAAGCCCGCCGTTCGACGGGCCGATAAGAGGCTGACAAGGCTGAAATGAGCGACCTGACGTTCAACAAGATCGCTGGCGGCGTGCTGCTGACCGGCCTCGTTATTTTCGGTCTGCGGGAAGCGTCCTCGATCGTCTTCGCCAAGCACGAAGTCGAGAAGGCCGGTTACGAGATCGCCGTCCAGGAAGAGGGCGCCGAGGGTGGCGCGGCCGCCGTCGAGGTCCTGCCGGACTGGAACGCCGTGCTGACCCCGGCCAACGTGGCCGCCGGCCAGGCCGTCGCGGCCAAGTGCGCCGCTTGCCACAAGTTCGACGCGGGCAACGCCAACGGCACGGGCCCTGGCCTGTGGGACGTGGTGGGCCGCAAGCCGGCCGGTCACGCCGGCTTCAACTACTCGACCGGCATGAAGGACTTCGCGGCCAAGACCCCGGTCTGGGACTACGACCACCTGTATGAATTCCTCAAGGCTCCGGGCAAGTACGTCTCGGGCACGAACATGACGTTCGTGGGTCTGAAGAAGTCGGAAGATCGCGTGGCGATGATCGCCTACATGCACAGCCTGGGTTCGACGCTGCCGGTTCCGCCGCCGCGTCCGGCCGCCGCCCCGGCCCCGGCCGAAGGCGCTGCTCCGGCGGCTGAAGGCGCGGCTCCGGCCGCCGAGGGCGCCGCCCCGGCTGCTGCTGGCGCTGCTCCGGCCGCCCCGGCCGCCGCCGCCCCGGCCGCGCCGAAGGCCTAAGCGCTCTTCGACATCCGCTACAACGAGGCCGCGACGCGAAAGCGCCGCGGCCTTTTTGTTTGCGTGAAGCGCCCCCTCCGTCACGTCGCCGATCGGCGCCGTGACACCTCCCCCGTTGCACGGGTGAGGAGGACGATGGCTTCCTTCCTGCCCCGCTTGCGGGGGAGGTGGTGCGCGGCGCAGCCGCGTGACGGAGGGGGCGCTTTGCCCTCTCCCTAAACCCGCCGGTACCCCAGCACCCCGCCCGTCGGCGTGGCCGCGATCCGCGCGATCGCCTCGGCCAGGGGCTCGATGGCGGTGGCCATGTGGTGGGCGTTGGCGTGCAGGATGGTGTCGGGATCCAGCAGGATGGCCACGTGGCCCTTCCAGAAAACGAGGTCGCCGCGCCGACGCTCGGCCTCGGCGATCTCAGGAAAGAAATCCCGCTGCAGATCGGTGTCACGCGGACAGGCCCGGCCGCAGGCGTAGAGCGCCTGCTGCACCAGGGCCGAGCAGTCCAGGCCCAGGCTCTCGCGGCCGCCCCACTGATAGGGCGCGTGCAGGAACCGCTCGGCGACGGCGACATAGTCGGTCTCGAAGCCGCCGCCGATCGGCGCCAGGTGGTGGTCGACGAACCAGCCCGCCCGCGCGCCCTTCACGAACCGGCCCTCGCGGGCCTCGATGCCGACCAGGGCGTTGAGACTGTAGAGCCCCACAATGGCCGACTTGATGTCCGGCTCGGCGAAGGCGTAGGTGCGCGGAACGGCGATGCGATGATCCGGCGTCAGCACCGGCGCCGACAGGGCCTCGCTCAGCACATAGCCGACATAGCGGTCGCGCCGCGCCTGGCCGAAGGCGAAATCGCCGGCCTCGAACAGCACGTCGAACAGTTCGCCGAAAACGAGCTGGTCTTCCTGCTCGGCGTCCGGCTCGGGGGCCTTGCGCAGGCTGGCGATCGGCGCGCTGACCTGCATCGGCGTGACGTCGGCGAAGCGCTCGGCGGGAACCAGCCCTTCCAGGCGGCGGTCCGCGACGCCGTCGCGAACCAGGGTGAGGCGGCGGTCGGGCGCGCTCATCGGGCGAACCGCGCCTGCAGCATGGCGAAGGCCGCGCGGATGGCCTGGACCTCGGCGCCCACCGGATAGCCGGGCCGCCCCTTGGGGTTCCAGGCGAAGACGTCGAAGTGGGCCCAACCGCCCTCGCTCGGCGCGAACCGCTGCAGGAACAGCGCCGCCGTCGTGGCGCCCGCCTGGGCCCAGCCGTCGGGGTCGTTCTTCAGGTCGGCGATGTCGCTGTCCAGCGCGTCGCGATAGGTCTCGGTCAGGGGCAGGCGCCACAGCGGGTCGGACACCTTGCGCGAGGAGGTCTCGATCTGGCCGGCCAGGGTGTCGTCAGCGGTCCAGAACGGGATCACGAAGGGTCCCATGGCCACCCGCGCCGCGCCGGTCAGGGTGGCGAAGTCCAGGGTCAGGGCGGGCTTGAGCTCAGCGGCGCGGGTCAGGGCGTCGGCCAGGATCAGCCGGCCTTCGGCGTCGGTGTTGCCGACCTCGACGGTCAAGCCGGCGCGAGTCTGCAGCACGTCGCCCGGACGCATGGCGTCGCCGGCGATGGCGTTCTCGACCACGGGGGTCAGGATCACCAGACGCACCGGCAGTTTGGCCTCCATGACCATCCGCCCCAGCGCCAGGGCGTGGGCGGCGCCGCCCATGTCCTTCTTCATCAGGCGCATGCCGGCCGAGGGCTTGATGTCGAGACCGCCGGTGTCGAACACCACGCCCTTGCCCACCAGGGCCAGCACGGGATGGGCGGGATCGCCCCAGGCGATCTCGATCATGCGCGGCGCGCGCGCATCGACCGCCGCGCGGCCCACGGCGTGGACGGCCGGGTAGTTCTCTTTCAAGAGGTCATCGCCACGCACGACCGACAGGGTGGCGCCGTACTGCTCGGCGATCTCGCCGGCGATCGCCTCGATCTGCAGCGGGCCCATGTCGTTGGCCGGGGTGTTGACCATGTCGCGGCACAGGGCGCAGGCGTGGGCCAAGGCGGTGACGAAGGCCACATCGACGCCCTTGGGGGCCACTAGGCGCGGGATCGGCTCGCCGCGTTTCTTGTAGCGGTCATAGCGATAGGTCCCGAGCGCAAAGGCCAGGGCCGCCTGCTCGCCGTCCAGGCCCTTGGGCAGGCGCGAGAGCGCGTAGTCGCCGGCCGGCAGCTTGCCCGCCAGGCCCCGCAGCAGCGACAGATCGGCGCGGCCCGAGCCTGCGCCCATCAGCACCTGCTCAACCGCCCCGCTGGCGCCGGGGACGGCCAGCACCTGCCCGGCCTTGCCCGTGAACTTGTTGGCGGCGGCGTAAGTCCTGACCGGCGCGCGCTTTCGCGCCAGGAACGCCTCGACCTCGGACTCCGCGACGGGATGCACCGGGATCGCCTGGCCGTCGGCCTTGGCGAGGATCGGATGCGCGGCGTCGGTCATCGGCGAAACCCTTAAAAACTATGCTTAACGATTCCTTGAGGCCCGCGCGGGATGATGCGCGCACCTTCTGGAGACTTGTCTTCATGTGTCGCAAGCGCGCGCTCATCGCAACCGTTCTCGCCCCCATCGCCCTGGCCCTGGCGACTCCGGTCTTCGCCGCCGATCCGCCCAAGGCCGACGCCGGCAAGACCGCCAAGCCCGCGCCGGCGCCGGAGCCGATCAAGGCATCCCCGCAGCAGCGGGCCGAGGCGCGCCGCCTGGATCCGCTGGCCCAGGCCGCCTTCTGGGGGGCCGAGTTCGAG is a genomic window containing:
- a CDS encoding branched-chain amino acid aminotransferase; the encoded protein is MSLVPFDDRDGWIWLDGQFVPWREAKVHVLTHGLHYASSVFEGERMYGGEIFKLTEHTERLFKSAEILDFEIPYTVAEIDEACKATAAKNGLKDCYVRPIAWRGSEMIGVSAQHSKIHVAIAVWEWPSYFDPATKAKGIRLTWAKYQRPDPKTAPIAAKAAGLYMICTISKHAAEKDGYADAMMLDYRGYVAEATGANVFFVKDGVLHTPKPDCFLDGITRRTVIDIAKGKGIEVVERHIEKEELATFTECFIVGTAAEVTPVSEVGEFKFTPAKLSLDLMDTYAALVRGEAMATA
- a CDS encoding phosphatidylinositol-specific phospholipase C1-like protein, translating into MLNLLAALAVAAAPCPASDESPACVRQRIDALPMTDLMVVGTHNSYKLAVPPEEMAAMVAARGPAALGIDYSHRPLAEQLDAGARQLEIDVVADPQGGLFAKPLTALGKGAALTPEFAAVMAKPGFKTLHMPDVDFRSSCLTFVACLREVRAWSDAHRDHAPILIMLNAKEGAATMPGGVTPLPFTEALFDALDTEIRLVFGEDRLITPDQVQGKAKTLREGVLAGGWPKLAAARGKVFFALDENPAKVAIYRGQRASLEGRAMFINTDEASPAAAYLTLNDPIAQKERIAAAVKAGFIVRTRADADTRAARVNDTRQRDAALTSGAQYVSTDYMWADPRFAGGYTVRLPGNKVAVCNPVRQPTGCGGRDLEGR
- a CDS encoding PepSY-associated TM helix domain-containing protein, whose translation is MGGGWRLSGRQLPDAGRAAHPAPVDQHGLLAPMKARTLRTWSWVHKWSSLVSTAFLLMLCVTGLPLVFSHEIEHVLLEEAWTPARPNGPKLTLDQVLDTALARKPGEVPAYMSFDEDRPVVNVTSVQPGGKAGVYSFQPIDQTSGDPAPPVAGHPVMEFLLQLHTDMFLGLAGMLFLGAMGLLLIVALVSGVVLYAPFMRRLPFGTVRASKRARTRWLDYHNLLGAVTAAWVLVVGATGVVNTLATPIVGYWKNTALKELTQAYDSPVAPGQRSSLQAAVDKAKQALPDKDLQFVAFPGSDYSTDHHYAVFFHGKTPLTTHLTTPALIDARTGELAAIAPTPWYVKTLTLSQPLHFGDYGGMGLKILWALLDIATIVILASGLYLWLAKRKAAR
- a CDS encoding MarR family winged helix-turn-helix transcriptional regulator, whose protein sequence is MIAPLQPGSDDPRLILREEELDGGLELILLAEASLWAAVDAVLETEALGLGRSHWRAAFLLRRRPGIGVQDLSKLTSLSKQAASRTLSDLEKAGLVERVSGDLDGRRRPAALTAEGVAFEQRTAERLRALLARAYRTGGLDGVAGTRRILAALAGSRQGVGPGRRMPT
- a CDS encoding TonB-dependent receptor; the encoded protein is MSSRLALLLSSALISGALASPALAQQADTTRVDEVVITGSQVRLPPAYAGDQVAKGARVGLLGALDTMDTPFAVTSYTEALIRNQQARSVADVLQNDPTVRVTKGFGNFQELYVVRGFPVYSDDMTYNGLYGVLPRQFVAAELIERVDVFRGANAFLNGAAPGGSGVGGAFNLMPKRAPTAPLTRFTAGWDGGEQVYGSADIARRFGQNDAYGARVNLGLRGGETAVDGEKRDLTVLGLGLDRRGDRARFSADLGWQDHRIEGARPTVTPAGAIPKAPSADKNFAQPWTHTDERQLFGAARGEFDLTDTVSAWAALGGRQGKEDNVLANPTALADGTLSAYRFDNVRKDSILSTDAGLRAKFTTGAVGHALVASVAQVNLKSKNAYAFSNFAGFASNLYNPVAVAAPNPNFFVGGSKSDPNVTERVKNRSVAVADTLSFLNERLLVTVGVRYQDIQTRSYDYNTGAQNGVYDGDATTPALAAVFKPSDKISLYANYAEALVPGKIAPAQVNGVAVANVGEILSPFRGEQTEIGAKYDAGTFGGAISLFRTTQPAEYFEAASRRYTAGGQQENQGVELTVFGQPAPGLRLLGGATWLDAQINRALSATLQGKTPIGVPEFQANLNLEWDIATLEGLTLEGRMVHTGSQQANTANTVSLDAWTRFDLGARYAFEAGGKAVTLRARVENLADRNQWVAVGGYPGANYLTLGAPRTLRLSISTDF